From the Daucus carota subsp. sativus chromosome 8, DH1 v3.0, whole genome shotgun sequence genome, one window contains:
- the LOC108197059 gene encoding 3beta-hydroxysteroid-dehydrogenase/decarboxylase, translated as MELRTCVVLGGRTVIGKALVSRLLSLDHWVVRVADSAQQLDLDDGDSLLSKSISNGRASYFSVDLRNTDRLIQAINGSSVVFHVDDVDLYSDNFFLSYTLIVQGAKNVVNACRECKVKKLVYQSTADVVSDGSRDIDNGDESLPYAWKFENMCTDLRAQAEALVLFANDIDGLLTCAVRPCNVFGPGEKQLVPSVIDIAKSGWAKFIIGCGAHISDFTYMENVAHALVCAEEALGSQMVAVSGKAFFVTNLEPTRFWDFVSLISEGLGYQRPMIQLPAGMLKYIFVYVRWVHAQLNSVKLRHLKGIHYVVRLATSNKTFDCSSAQKHIGYSPVVSMEDGVALTVQSFSSFAKASSYSVYRDFDEQSKVDKLLGGGRVADVLLWKDERKSFACFGVLVLAYYWLFLCGNTFISSAAQLLVLFTFVLYGYGELPSNISGVKFPKMSASSFEISEVDMKTFSGAIAHIWKRIGDVIRILAQGQDWNTFFKVVALLYLFKWYVFHSLTTSIGVAIVLAFTLFFVYEQYEEEIDGIAEILLNLTRALTGFMLKNLPVSVAYILGTHEIMHENNENDDPAHFKDHM; from the exons ATGGAATTAAGAACCTGCGTCGTACTCGGCGGCCGAACTGTTATCGGAAAAGCACTCGTCTCACGTCTCTTATCGCTCGATCACTGGGTTGTCCGAGTTGCCGATTCCGCTCAGCAACTCGATCTGGACGATGGCGACTCGCTCCTCTCCAAATCCATCTCTAATGGCCGCGCTTCCTATTTCTCTGTTGATCTACGCAATACAGACCGATTGATCCAAG CTATCAATGGCTCGTCCGTTGTATTTCACGTGGATGATGTGGACTTATACAGTGATAACTTCTTTCTCTCTTACACACTCATTGTTCAAG GAGCAAAAAATGTTGTAAATGCTTGTCGGGAGTGTAAAGTCAAAAAACTTGTCTACCAAAGTACTGCAGATGTTGTTTCTGATGGGTCGCGTGATATAGACAATGGGGACGAGTCACTCCCATATGCTTGGAAA TTTGAGAACATGTGCACTGACCTTAGGGCCCAGGCAGAGGCTCTTGTCCTCTTTGCTAATGATATCGATGGCCTTTTAACTTGTGCTGTTCGTCCTTGCAATGTCTTTGGACCTGGAGAAAAGCAACTTGTACCATCTGTAATAGATATAGCAAAATCTGGATGGGCGAag TTCATTATAGGATGTGGTGCACATATTTCTGACTTCACATACATGGAGAATGTTGCACATGCACTTGTCTGTGCCGAAGAAGCATTAGGTTCTCAGATGGTTGCTGTATCTGGGAAG gctttttttgtcactaatctAGAGCCAACGAGGTTCTGGGATTTTGTCTCTCTCATTTCAGAGGGCTTGGGATACCAAAG ACCTATGATACAGCTTCCTGCTGGGATGTTAAAGTATATCTTTGTGTATGTTCGATGGGTGCATGCACAGTTGAACTCCGTTAAGCTGAGACATCTAAAGGGAATTCATTATGTTGTTCGCTTAGCTACTTCCAACAAAACATTTGACTGCTCTTCAGCTCAGAAGCATATCGGATACTCGCCAGTAGTCTCGATGGAA GATGGTGTTGCACTAACGGTTCAATCGTTCTCCAGTTTTGCAAAAGCCTCTTCCTATAGTGTGTATAGAGATTTTGATGAGCAATCAAAGGTAGACAAACTACTAGGTGGCGGGAGAG TTGCCGATGTTTTACTTTGGAAAGATGAGAGGAAatcatttgcatgttttggTGTGCTTGTTCTGGCATACTACTGGCTTTTTCTTTGTGgaaatactttcatctcatctGCTGCCCAACTTTTAGTACTGTTTACATTTGTGCTATACGGATATGGTGAACTGCCTTCAAATAT ATCTGGTGTAAAATTTCCGAAGATGTCAGCATCTTCTTTTGAGATTTCAGAAGTGGATATGAAAACGTTTTCTGGAGCTATAGCACATATTTGGAAGAGAATAGGTGATGTGATTAGAATACTGGCCCAAGGACAGGACTGGAATACGTTCTTTAAG GTTGTAGCTTTGTTGTACCTGTTCAAGTGGTATGTGTTTCATTCCTTGACAACATCTATTGGTGTAG CAATTGTCCTTGCATTCACTTTGTTCTTCGTCTATGAGCAATATGAAGAGGAGATTGATGGAATAGCAGAGATTTTGTTAAACTTAACAAGGGCACTCACAGGATTCATGCTGAAAAACCTACCTGTGTCGGTAGCATATATACTTGGTACTCATGAAATTATGCATGAAAACAATGAAAACGATGATCCTGCACATTTTAAAGATCATATGTAA
- the LOC108199896 gene encoding CMP-sialic acid transporter 2 has product MKKGMVECSVCHSQLVYPPTKAVSKAYDRYRSKVSSKQRVLNVLLVVGDCMLVGLQPILVFMSKVDGSFKFSPVSVNFLTEIAKVLFAIVMLLIQARHQKVGEKPLLSISTFMQAARSNMLLAVPAFLYAINNYLKFTMQLYFNPATVKMLSNLKVLVIAILLRMIMKRRFSIIQWEALALLLIGISINQMRSLPEGSSALGLPVATGAYIYTCIFVTVPSLASVYNEYALKSQYDTSIYLQNLFLYGYGAIFNFLFILGTVIYKGPDSFNILEGHSKATMLLILNNAAQGILSSFFFKYADTILKKYSSTVATIFTGIGSAALFGHTLTVNFVLGITVVFISMHQFFSPLSKAKDEQENGVLEQIELQKDHRSKDSSFINMAAGANEEASHRVGPDEREPLLPR; this is encoded by the exons ATGAAGAAAGGAATGGTGGAATGCAGTGTCTGTCATTCCCAATTGGTTTATCCACCTACCAAGGCGGTGTCCAAGGCATATGATCGCTATCGGAGCAAAGTGTCGTCCAAGCAGCGGGTTCTTAATGTTTTGTTGGTCGTTGGTGATTGTATGCTTGTCGGTTTACAG CCTATATTGGTCTTCATGTCTAAGGTGGATGGAAGTTTCAAGTTTAGTCCAGTGAGTGTTAATTTTTTGACAGAAATTGCAAAAGTTCTCTTTGCAATTGTTATGCTCTTGATTCAg GCTAGGCATCAGAAAGTTGGAGAAAAACCACTTCTCTCAATATCGACATTTATGCAG GCCGCTCGCAGCAATATGCTTCTAGCTGTCCCAGCATTTCTTTATGCTATCAATAACTATTTAAAGTTCACTATGCAG CTCTACTTCAATCCTGCCACTGTGAAGATGTTGAGTAATCTAAAA GTCCTGGTAATTGCTATTTTGTTGAGGATGATAATGAAGCGGCGATTTTCTATTATTCAG TGGGAGGCTCTTGCACTTTTGCTCATTGGCATTAGTATAAACCAAATGCGTTCCCTGCCTGAGGGTTCATCTGCTTTGGGTCTTCCGGTAGCGACGGGTGCATATATCTATACATGTATATTC GTGACTGTTCCATCTCTGGCTTCAGTATACAATGAATACGCTTTGAAGAGCCAATATGATACAAGCATTTATCTTCAG AATTTGTTCCTATATGGATATGGTGCCATATTCAACTTCCTATTTATTCTTGGAACTGTCATCTATAAAG GTCCTGATAGCTTTAATATTTTGGAAGGGCATTCAAAAGCTACAATGCTTTTGATATTGAACAATGCAGCACAAGGAATTCTGTCCTCATTTTTCTTCAAATATGCTG ATACTATTTTGAAGAAATATTCCTCGACTGTTGCCACAATATTTACAGGGATCGGGTCTGCTGCTTTGTTTGGTCATACTCTGACTGTTAACTTTGTTTTAGGCATTACAGTAGTTTTTATCTCAATGCATCAG TTCTTTTCACCTCTTTCGAAAGCCAAAGATGAGCAAGAAAATGGTGTTTTGGAGCAAATAGAACTTCAGAAAGATCATAG GTCAAAGGATTCATCCTTTATTAACATGGCAGCGGGGGCAAATGAAGAG GCGAGTCACCGTGTAGGACCAGATGAAAGAGAACCACTGCTTCCTAGATGA